The Gemmatimonadota bacterium genomic interval CATTGGCTTCTACAAACTTGATCAGTTTGTCAGTTTTGGGCTTCTCGAAAAGACCCAATCGGGAGATATTGTTACCTCTGGCCGGTGGACTGATTGGCCCTATCCACAAGGAGCTTTCTCTGCACCTGAAGGCCGACTGGGTGACCTGACCTGTCCGATCCTCAGTGCTGAAGCCCAACTGGACGAGAAGGTAAATTTCCACAAGCACCCAGCTGGTGCACCGCTTCGGGATGTGGATTTCCCCGCGATCGAGAAGTTACGTGAATATATTGCTGATCAGCAACGCAAATAAGCGCCATGATCGGCTAACATGTCGATGCTATCACCCCGTGAAAGACCATCATGATTCCATACGTAAAAGACACATCAAAGTGGGAAGATTGGCAACGCGACTACCGATTAGGCCTCATCCTTATCATGCCCCCTCCAGAGGTATCTCAGGAGATCGATCTCTTGCGAGCAAAGTATGATCCCCGCTCTGCTGACTCCTGTTCGACGCACATCTCTTTGTCAGATCCCTTGAGCAAGGAAATGACGCCTGATCTTATCGATGAAATCAATAACGTCATTACTGATGTCCAGCCATTCACGCTTCATTACGACAAGCTGCATGCCTCAACCAGGCATCCTGGCGTCTCGTATCCTATAAGGCCACAAGAGCCTATCGATAATTTAAAGCAGATCCTCCACGGTACATCGGCATTTTCCGACGAAGCGTATCACCGGCGCAACATAGCTCCGCACATGACCATTGCTGAATTCATATCCATAGACGAGAGCCTTGAGCTATGTGCACGGCTCCAAAATTCAGCCCCGTCTGGCTCTTTTTTGTGTGATAAACTGGAGTTCATCGTACCTGATGAGAATTTTCGGTTCAAAAAGAGGGGTACGTTCTTTCTCGACGATTCGGGTCAAAAGGAGTGATGATTGATTCATCTGAATAGAGACAGAGCATGGACTGGCGGATTCTTTACCATCTGGACCGGACAAACGCTGTCGTCTCTTGGAACCCAAGTCCTTGTCGCCTACCTGCCAGAAGTCTTCCTGGCTCCCATCATTGGCACACTGAACGATAGATGGAACCGCCGAATTGTAATGATCGTCTCGGATACGCTTGTTGCAATAGCCATGGCTGGTCTTGCTGGTCTTTTCTGGATAGAAATTATCGAGATCTGGCATATCTACGCAGTAAACTTCCTGGCGAGTATTGGTCGTGCATTCCAGGGCCTGGCGATGATAACTTCCACGCCTCTGATGGTGCCCGAAAAACATCTGGCCAGGATCCAGGGGACGAATCAAACCCTGCATGGAGTACTCAGCATGGGAGGGCCTCCCCTTGGAGCATTGGCACTGGCCGTGTTCGAGATGCATATCATATTGGCCATCGATGTTTTGACAGCGATGCTGGCTATCGGTCCCCTCATCTTCATTATGATTCCACAGCCCAAAAGGATGGAGGAAAAGCAAAGCCAGGAGGTTGGAATCTGGGTTGATATGCTGGAAGGATTTCGTTATTTGTGGAGATGGACTGGTCTTCGGAACTTAATCTTAATTGCTGCCGTATTAAACATATTTGGGAACACGAAGATGACCATCTCGCCCCTCTTGATAACAGATCACTTCAATGGAGAGGCTACTGAACTTGGTTGGTTTAATTCTGCCTGGGGAGTGGGCATTGTTCTGGGAGGCCTTCTGGTCGGGGCCTGGGGTGGATTCCGCCGCCGAATCATGACGACGATCTTAGGCTGGATCGTGTATGGCATTGGAACAATACTCGTAGGTATAGCCCCTCATACCCGCTTTGCTTTGGCCATCACGGGCATAGCTTTAAGCGGTGTCGGTAGCTCGCTAATTAACGCGCCTCTCCGCGCACTCCTTCAGGCCAATGTCGATCCCCATCTACAAGGCCGCGTATTTGGTGCTCTCCATAGTTCCGTGCAATTTACAACTATGCTTGGGCTCATCGTGATAGGTCCCGTAACCGATGTATTTGGCCCGCAGCCGTGGTTCCTAACAGGGGGATTACTGACCCTCGTTCTTGGAACGTCTGCCCGGATGATTCCGTCCGTTGTTAGTATCGAAGACAAAAAACCCTGAACTGGGCAGACGTGCACACTTCATAGTCAGAAAAATGTACCTTTGGAAATAGATCGACTTCGGCTAACAACACGGTGATGCGTCGCGGCACTGGCGGTGCCTTGGCCTTCGGCAA includes:
- a CDS encoding 2'-5' RNA ligase family protein, translated to MIPYVKDTSKWEDWQRDYRLGLILIMPPPEVSQEIDLLRAKYDPRSADSCSTHISLSDPLSKEMTPDLIDEINNVITDVQPFTLHYDKLHASTRHPGVSYPIRPQEPIDNLKQILHGTSAFSDEAYHRRNIAPHMTIAEFISIDESLELCARLQNSAPSGSFLCDKLEFIVPDENFRFKKRGTFFLDDSGQKE
- a CDS encoding MFS transporter, translating into MIHLNRDRAWTGGFFTIWTGQTLSSLGTQVLVAYLPEVFLAPIIGTLNDRWNRRIVMIVSDTLVAIAMAGLAGLFWIEIIEIWHIYAVNFLASIGRAFQGLAMITSTPLMVPEKHLARIQGTNQTLHGVLSMGGPPLGALALAVFEMHIILAIDVLTAMLAIGPLIFIMIPQPKRMEEKQSQEVGIWVDMLEGFRYLWRWTGLRNLILIAAVLNIFGNTKMTISPLLITDHFNGEATELGWFNSAWGVGIVLGGLLVGAWGGFRRRIMTTILGWIVYGIGTILVGIAPHTRFALAITGIALSGVGSSLINAPLRALLQANVDPHLQGRVFGALHSSVQFTTMLGLIVIGPVTDVFGPQPWFLTGGLLTLVLGTSARMIPSVVSIEDKKP